One uncultured Gellertiella sp. genomic window carries:
- a CDS encoding IS630 family transposase (programmed frameshift), whose protein sequence is MGKSHPVELRERVIAFVEEGRSHREAARHFRVSPRFVNNLVILKRETASLSPRRQGHVGGGKLADHHAFVAARMAENGDLTLDALCLDLAGRGVVVHRSSVGKLLHRLGLSHKKTLRASEQHRTEVARARDLWTQRRKPFLDKALARLIFIDETSTNTKLTKRSGWSPRGQRYRTHAPFGAWKSQTFIAGLRCHGMVAPWIIDRPMNRRIFEAWIETQLVPTLAKGDVVILDNVAFHKSPRAEQLVRQKGAWLLFLPPYSPDLNPIEMAFSKLKTLLRKRAARTFDALSTALGEICDLFSVQECRNYFKAAGYEAN, encoded by the exons ATGGGTAAATCGCATCCTGTTGAACTCCGGGAGCGGGTGATCGCTTTTGTCGAAGAGGGTCGGTCTCACCGGGAAGCGGCCCGGCATTTTCGGGTTTCGCCGCGCTTCGTGAACAACCTTGTGATCCTGAAGCGCGAGACGGCATCGCTCTCGCCACGACGCCAGGGGCATGTCGGTGGCGGGAAGCTCGCGGATCATCACGCCTTCGTGGCGGCGCGCATGGCTGAAAACGGCGACCTGACGCTCGACGCGCTTTGCCTCGATCTTGCCGGACGCGGCGTCGTCGTCCATCGTTCCAGCGTTGGAAAGCTTCTCCACCGGCTCGGCCTCAGCCAT AAAAAAACTCTGCGGGCAAGCGAGCAGCATCGAACGGAGGTCGCAAGGGCGCGTGACCTGTGGACGCAACGCCGCAAGCCCTTCCTCGACAAGGCATTGGCACGGCTCATCTTCATCGACGAGACATCGACCAACACGAAGCTGACCAAGCGCTCCGGCTGGTCACCGCGCGGCCAGCGCTACCGCACCCATGCCCCCTTCGGTGCCTGGAAATCCCAGACCTTCATCGCCGGCTTGCGATGTCATGGAATGGTAGCTCCATGGATCATCGACAGGCCGATGAACCGGCGCATCTTCGAGGCCTGGATCGAAACTCAACTCGTCCCGACACTCGCCAAGGGCGATGTTGTCATCCTCGACAACGTCGCCTTCCACAAAAGTCCCCGCGCCGAGCAACTCGTCAGGCAAAAGGGAGCTTGGCTGCTCTTCCTCCCACCTTACAGCCCGGACCTCAATCCCATCGAAATGGCGTTCTCCAAACTCAAGACCTTGCTGCGAAAACGCGCCGCACGAACCTTCGATGCCCTCTCAACAGCCCTCGGCGAAATATGCGATCTCTTCTCCGTCCAGGAATGCAGAAACTACTTCAAAGCCGCAGGATATGAGGCTAATTAA
- a CDS encoding IS30 family transposase produces MGQHYQHFSAFERNFLQSRLNMGNTQAWIALALGRSRSTVSREVRRNAPPASPSHSCYDAGIASRASLSRRRRGLVRLAEGTALRETVFRQIRLGWSPQQISGRLKHMDEPETVAHETIYRAIYILPKGELRKQLIGLLRQGHKLRRPRAQGKDRRGSLPGMVSVHARPASVLTRELPGDWEGDLIKGAGNASCIGTLAERKTRYVILTKMKDASADAALAGFSRGLSRVPQAMRTSMTYDQGKEMAQHTELAKRLNIKVYFCDPHSPWQRPTNENTNGLIRQYLPKGIDLSIYSQKDLDKIADSLNNRPRQTLGFRTPLEAYQTEISNQPVALQK; encoded by the coding sequence ATGGGTCAGCATTATCAGCATTTTAGCGCTTTTGAGCGCAACTTTCTCCAGAGCCGTTTGAATATGGGCAACACGCAGGCGTGGATCGCTCTGGCTCTTGGCCGGTCGCGATCGACTGTGTCTCGGGAGGTTCGCCGCAACGCGCCGCCAGCGTCGCCTTCTCACTCATGCTATGACGCGGGCATTGCTTCCAGAGCCTCTTTGTCGCGCCGCCGTCGCGGACTGGTCAGGCTTGCGGAAGGGACGGCCTTGCGGGAGACTGTTTTCAGGCAGATACGTCTGGGCTGGTCCCCGCAGCAGATTTCCGGCAGGTTAAAGCACATGGACGAGCCCGAGACAGTGGCGCACGAGACGATTTACCGGGCGATCTACATCCTGCCGAAAGGCGAATTGCGCAAGCAACTCATAGGCTTGCTTCGACAGGGGCATAAATTGCGCCGCCCCCGCGCTCAAGGCAAGGACCGGCGCGGCAGCCTGCCTGGCATGGTGTCGGTGCATGCGCGTCCGGCGTCCGTGCTGACCCGTGAACTGCCCGGCGACTGGGAGGGTGACCTGATCAAGGGCGCCGGAAATGCCAGTTGCATCGGCACGCTGGCCGAACGCAAAACCCGCTATGTCATTCTGACGAAGATGAAGGATGCCAGCGCGGATGCAGCACTTGCCGGGTTCTCGCGCGGCCTGTCGCGTGTCCCTCAAGCGATGCGCACCAGCATGACCTACGACCAGGGAAAAGAAATGGCTCAGCACACCGAGCTGGCTAAGCGGCTGAATATAAAAGTATATTTCTGCGATCCGCATAGCCCGTGGCAGCGACCCACCAACGAAAATACCAATGGCCTGATCCGCCAGTATCTGCCAAAAGGCATCGATCTCAGCATCTACTCCCAGAAGGACCTCGACAAAATCGCCGACAGCCTCAATAATCGACCAAGACAAACACTCGGATTCAG